The following are encoded together in the Salvelinus fontinalis isolate EN_2023a chromosome 38, ASM2944872v1, whole genome shotgun sequence genome:
- the LOC129837485 gene encoding popeye domain-containing protein 3-like yields the protein MEVPEFFPPPENLTAAVVHPLCEEWKGGSEVAIFHLASIFLVLGFMGGSGFYGLLYLFTFLTLGFFCTTIWSWSDACTTDTFLWNFALFGVCAVQVVHVAYRLRNVTFEKEFQDLYSYLFKKLGVSLTHFGKIVACCEGDIHTIEKDHCFAMEGKTAIDKLSVLLSGRIRVTVNGEFLHYIYPFQFLDSPEWDSLRPSEEGLFQVTLRADNCCRYVSWRRKKLYLLFAKHRYIAKVFALVVRNDIADKLYSLNDKAFDSRGFRYDLRLPTYCHVPPLPELDRTDAFLRVPAQCDHGHRARVPITITAPKETVS from the exons ATGGAGGTGCCAGAATTTTTCCCACCTCCTGAAAACTTAACGGCGGCTGTCGTGCACCCGTTGTGCGAAGAATGGAAGGGGGGATCCGAGGTGGCTATCTTCCACCTCGCCAGTATCTTCCTTGTTTTGGGGTTCATGGGAGGGAGCGGGTTCTATGGGCTCCTCTACTTGTTTACCTTTCTGACGCTCGGTTTCTTCTGCACAACCATTTGGTCATGGTCGGACGCGTGCACCACCGACACCTTTTTGTGGAATTTCGCTCTCTTTGGGGTATGTGCAGTTCAAGTTGTGCATGTCGCCTACCGGCTGAGGAACGTTACTTTCGAAAAGGAGTTTCAAGATCTGTACAGCTACCTGTTCAAAAAGCTGGGGGTGTCGCTCACCCACTTCGGCAAGATAGTCGCCTGTTGTGAAGGGGACATCCACACTATAGAGAAAGACCACTGTTTTGCCATGGAGGGCAAGACTGCTATTGATAAGCTGTCCGTTCTTCTGTCCGGCAG AATTCGTGTGACAGTAAATGGAGAGTTTTTACATTACATCTATCCTTTCCAGTTTCTCGATTCACCTGAATGGGACTCTCTCCGGCCGTCAGAGGAGGGACTTTTCCAG GTGACCCTGCGTGCAGATAATTGCTGTAGGTACGTTTCTTGGAGACGTAAGAAACTGTACCTACTCTTCGCCAAGCACCGCTACATCGCCAAGGTCTTTGCGCTCGTGGTGCGGAATGACATCGCGGACAAGCTGTACTCCCTCAACGACAAGGCTTTCGACAGCCGCGGGTTCCGATATGATCTCCGGTTACCCACCTACTGTCACGTGCCCCCGTTGCCTGAATTAGACCGGACAGATGCGTTCCTACGAGTCCCAGCGCAATGTGACCATGGCCACCGTGCCCGTGTCCCTATAACTATAACAGCACCGAAAGAGACTGTCTCGTGA
- the LOC129837484 gene encoding blood vessel epicardial substance-like isoform X2, protein MSTSPEMTSSLFYTTLAPLRSAVPGSGGPVMTTLEPNITSCEEWEEAHHLLFHLGNLSLLLGLVIPTTLTLHMILLRLMLMTGSCLFITWATLYRCNLDVMVWNVVFLLVNFMHFFYLVYKRRPIKIDRELKSVYKRMFEPLHVREALFQRLTGQFCTIQSLKKGQVYAAEDKTSVDERLSILLKGKMKVSYRGHFLHNIYTNAFIDSPEFRSTQMNRGEKFQVTIMAEENCKFLCWSRERLTYFLESDSFLNEVFRYLIGKDITNKLYSLNDPTLSDKAAKKMERQPSLCSQVSMMQMRNSMGSTSDTDDILNQIHRGGSSGSSHPVNQPTLSDHTLP, encoded by the exons ATGTCCACCTCTCCAGAGATGACCAGTAGCCTGTTCTACACCACCCTGGCCCCCCTGCGGTCAGCAGTCCCTGGGTCTGGAGGTCCGGTGATGACCACCCTGGAGCCCAACATAACCTCCTGTGAGGAGTGGGAGGAGGCCCACCACCTGCTCTTCCACCTGGggaacctgtctctcctcctgggCCTGGTCATCCCCACCACCCTGACCCTGCACATGATCCTGCTGCGCCTCATGCTGATGACAG GAAGCTGTCTGTTCATCACCTGGGCAACGCTGTACCGGTGTAACCTGGATGTCATGGTGTGGAACGTGGTCTTCCTGCTGGTCAACTTCATGCACTTCTTCTACCTGGTCTACAAACGCAGACCT ATTAAGATTGACAGGGAGCTGAAGTCAGTGTACAAGCGGATGTTTGAGCCTCTTCACGTGCGCGAGGCCCTGTTCCAGAGACTGACGGGCCAATTCTGCACCATCCAGAGCCTGAAGAAGGGACAGGTGTATGCTGCCGAGGACAAGACCTCTGTGGATGAGCGCCTCAGTATCCTCCTTAAAGGAAA AATGAAGGTGTCATATCGAGGTCATTTCCTCCATAACATCTACACGAACGCCTTCATCGACTCCCCTGAGTTTAGATCAACCCAGATGAACAGAGGAGAAAAATTCCAG GTGACCATCATGGCGGAGGAGAATTGTAAATTCCTGTGTTGGTCCAGAGAGAGGCTCACCTACTTCCTGGAGTCTGACTCCTTCCTGAACGAGGTGTTCAGGTACCTCATTGGCAAAGACATCACCAACAAGCTGTACTCGCTCAACGACCCCACTCTCAGTGACAAG GCAGCGAAGAAGATGGAGCGTCAGCCCAGCTTGTGCTCCCAGGTCTCTATGATGCAGATGAGGAACAGCATGGGCAGCACCAGTGACACCGATGACATCCTGAACCAGATCCACCGTGGAGGCTCCAGTGGCTCTTCACATC ctGTGAATCAACCCACTCTCTCAGATCACACCTTGCCCTGA
- the LOC129837484 gene encoding blood vessel epicardial substance-like isoform X1, translating into MSTSPEMTSSLFYTTLAPLRSAVPGSGGPVMTTLEPNITSCEEWEEAHHLLFHLGNLSLLLGLVIPTTLTLHMILLRLMLMTGSCLFITWATLYRCNLDVMVWNVVFLLVNFMHFFYLVYKRRPIKIDRELKSVYKRMFEPLHVREALFQRLTGQFCTIQSLKKGQVYAAEDKTSVDERLSILLKGKMKVSYRGHFLHNIYTNAFIDSPEFRSTQMNRGEKFQVTIMAEENCKFLCWSRERLTYFLESDSFLNEVFRYLIGKDITNKLYSLNDPTLSDKAAKKMERQPSLCSQVSMMQMRNSMGSTSDTDDILNQIHRGGSSGSSHQKSPASKTSKTMKPIEEKIEDDVFIESKPDSPVKKHHTHSTAIEEV; encoded by the exons ATGTCCACCTCTCCAGAGATGACCAGTAGCCTGTTCTACACCACCCTGGCCCCCCTGCGGTCAGCAGTCCCTGGGTCTGGAGGTCCGGTGATGACCACCCTGGAGCCCAACATAACCTCCTGTGAGGAGTGGGAGGAGGCCCACCACCTGCTCTTCCACCTGGggaacctgtctctcctcctgggCCTGGTCATCCCCACCACCCTGACCCTGCACATGATCCTGCTGCGCCTCATGCTGATGACAG GAAGCTGTCTGTTCATCACCTGGGCAACGCTGTACCGGTGTAACCTGGATGTCATGGTGTGGAACGTGGTCTTCCTGCTGGTCAACTTCATGCACTTCTTCTACCTGGTCTACAAACGCAGACCT ATTAAGATTGACAGGGAGCTGAAGTCAGTGTACAAGCGGATGTTTGAGCCTCTTCACGTGCGCGAGGCCCTGTTCCAGAGACTGACGGGCCAATTCTGCACCATCCAGAGCCTGAAGAAGGGACAGGTGTATGCTGCCGAGGACAAGACCTCTGTGGATGAGCGCCTCAGTATCCTCCTTAAAGGAAA AATGAAGGTGTCATATCGAGGTCATTTCCTCCATAACATCTACACGAACGCCTTCATCGACTCCCCTGAGTTTAGATCAACCCAGATGAACAGAGGAGAAAAATTCCAG GTGACCATCATGGCGGAGGAGAATTGTAAATTCCTGTGTTGGTCCAGAGAGAGGCTCACCTACTTCCTGGAGTCTGACTCCTTCCTGAACGAGGTGTTCAGGTACCTCATTGGCAAAGACATCACCAACAAGCTGTACTCGCTCAACGACCCCACTCTCAGTGACAAG GCAGCGAAGAAGATGGAGCGTCAGCCCAGCTTGTGCTCCCAGGTCTCTATGATGCAGATGAGGAACAGCATGGGCAGCACCAGTGACACCGATGACATCCTGAACCAGATCCACCGTGGAGGCTCCAGTGGCTCTTCACATC AAAAATCTCCTGCCTCCAAGACATCCAAAACGATGAAGCCCATTGAAGAAAAAATAGAAGACGACGTCTTTATAGAGTCCAAGCCAGACTCTCCTGTTAAGAAACATCACACCCACTCGACAGCCATAGAGGAGGTGTAA